The Candidatus Binatus sp. region GATCGACACTTGGCGCACTATACCCGACCGCCGTTGGTCGAGACTGTTTGTGGGATACAATTCGGTTCGCTGGCAAAATTCTCGGCTGTTCACTTCGGCGAGTTCTGGGATGTTGTAAAGGGAGAGTATCCAGAAATCGAGGACCAACCGCCATTGATGGAGGTTTTTGAGGGGACGCCGCCGTCGATGCTAAAGCCGGCCGCCCAAATGCTTGAGAAACTTCCATTGCCGCGGGTGTTCTACAAGGACCGAACGGGCAACTTTCTTCTACAGGTTCAGCCGTCACGATTTCTGTCCAACTGGCGCAAGCAGAAGGAAAGCGACGAGTATCCTCGGTTTGGGGCTGCTCAGGAAAGGTTTCTCAAAGGTTGGAGGAATTTTTTGGAGTTCCTCAGCGCCTCAGGAATAGGGACGCCATCGGCGAATCAATACGAACTGTCTTACATCAACCACGTCACTGGAAGCGCCGGAACTTTCCCGTTAGCGCTCGCGGAATTTCTTCCGATGTTTTCGTGGATAACGCAAGAGGAGAAATTGCCATCGGTCTTAGAGACGGTAGTCTCTCGGGTCAAGTACGCTTTGCCAGAGTCGAAGGGAGCGCTTTACGTCTCCATCAGCCATGGCACGCGCACAACGGACGGTGCAGGCGTCGCTGTGATTGATTTAACGGCAAGGGGCCCAGCCAAGGCGGACTGGTCGGACTTGAAGGATTGGTTTGCGGTTGCTCACGAATGTGCGGTGCTGACCTTCACCGAGATGACATCTCTGAACGCGCATACTATCTGGGGGCGAGATCATGACTGAAGTTTCTAACCGAACCGTCGAACCGGCCAACGGGGCGGAAGTCTTCGCTCAGAGCGCCGGCAGCGTGCGGATTGGTGAAGATGGTGATATCGAAAGACCCTTCAGGCTAAGGCCCTGGAGCAAGGTCGCTCTGGCGATCGCGATCGCTACGTTGCCTCCCTTCGCCGAGGAATTCCGCAACTACGAGTTCAAGACGCAAGTTGCGATTTCGAATCGTGACGTCATTTTCGGTTCGGCTGAGTCTGAGGAGTCGGCGGAGTCAGATGTGTTTGTGATTTCGAGAAAGCGACCGGTTCTGTTTGCGATGAAAGATGTTTCGATTCGTGTAATTGGACCCCGGCGACCCTTCATCGTTGCCTCCGCTCCCGCGGATGATGACGAGTGAACGAATATCCCTGGTACGAGGAAGTTTCAGTGACCGCCCCGTTGACGCAGGGCGACATAATCGAGTCCTGCCCGGTCTTAGTTTTCGACACCATTTCCAACTTGGCGGAGATCCAAAACGACGACGAGTACGCGGAAAGGTTGAAAGAGTCTATCGCGGTCGAGACGGATCGCGTTATCGTGATGACGCAAGCCTGCGACCTCGAGCAAAATAAAGTACGAAACGTAATCCTTTGTCCTGCCTACATCGAGGCAACGTACCACTCCCAATGGAAAGAAGTGCAAGACAGGAATGGGCAGAAGTCGAACTCAGAAACTTGGAGAAGGTTTCTAAACGACGTCAAAAATGGCCACAAGTGGAATCTCGCACTGATTCAGAGTCGTTTCGAAGGCAATGTTCAGACTCCGCTTCAAATCGTCGATTTTCACGAGGTCCTCAGTCTTCCCCGCGATTTCTTGGAGGCTTGGATTAGGAAATCGGGAAATGAACGATTGCGCGTGCTACCTCCATACAGAGAGCATTTATCTCAAGCGTTTGCGCGGTTTTTCATGAGAGTTGGTTTGCCGCAAGACGTGCAGATATCAAACCTATCGTAGGCCGATCTGCAAAGTGCTGGTGACGATTCTGGATCGTCTCATCTACTAGCAGGGCGGAGCCCGCATCCTTTCACAACGGGAAGCCCGAAACCTGCGTGAGGTTTCGGAAATCCTCTTCCGCTTTGTGTATCTGCTAGTGGCGTAGGCGCAAGGCGCGTTCTTTCATGATCGCGAAGAACACCGGCACTAGAATCAGCACGTGGATAGTTGAAGTGACCATGCCGCCGACGATCGGCGCGGCGATCGGTTTCATCACATCGGAGCCGACGCCACTTTCGAACAGGATCGGCGCGAGACTGAGCATCACGACGGCGACCGTCATCAGCTTCGGCCGGAGGCGCTGCACGGCGCCCTCGACGGCGGCGTCGGCGATCGCGGACTTGTCGATCGGGCCTTCGGCGATGCGTCGATCGAGCGCTTCGTGCAGATAAATGACCATCACGACGCCGGTTTCGACCGCGATTCCGAACAGCGCGATATATCCGACCCAGACCGCGACGCTGAAGTTGAAGCCCATGAAATATTGCAGCACCAGTCCGCCGGACATCGCGTAGAGGCACGGAAGAATCAGCACCGCGGCTTCGGCTGCCGACTCGAACAGGATGTACAGCAAGATGAAGATTACGCCGAAGACGATCGGCACGATTAGCAGCAGGCGGCTCCGCGCGCGGAGTTGAAACTCGTACTCGCCGGACCATTTGAGCGAATAGCCAGTGGGCAAATGCAGATCGCGCGCGAGCGTGCGCTGTGCGCGGGCGACGTAAGTGCCGTAATCGGTGCTGGCGAGATCGATATAAACGTAGCCGGTCAGAAGCGCGTCTTCATCGCGAATCATGGTGGGCCCCGAGCCCAGCGCGATGCGCGCGACTTCGCCGAGCGGAATTTGCGCGCCCGACGGGGTCATCAGCAGCACGCGGCGCAGCTTGTCGAGATTGTCGCGATAGTCGGCGAGATAGCGGACGTTGATCGGATAGCGCTCGCGTCCCTGCACGGTGGTCGCGATATTTTCGCCGCCGATGCCGGATTTCACGGCGAGTTGCACGTCGCCGACGGTGAGACCGTAGCGCGCGGCCTCGGCGCGATCGACGTTGACGTCGATGTAAAATCCTTGCGACACGCGTTCGGCGAACACGCCGCGAGTGCCCTCGACGCCGGTGAGGATTTCCTCGATCTCGGAACCGATCTTTTGAATCACGGTGAGATCGGGGCCCTGAATCTTTATTCCGACCGGGGTCTTGATGCCGGTGAGTTCCATGTCGAGACGATTCTCGACCGGCATCGTCCACGAGTTGGAAAGGCCGGGGAAATGGAGGCGCGCGTCCATCTCGGCGACCAGTTTTTCGTAGGTCATGCCGGCGCGCCAGAGGCTGCGCGGCTTCAGCATGATGGTGGTGTCGAACATGTCCATCGGGGCGTTGTCGGTGGCGCTATCGGAACGTCCA contains the following coding sequences:
- a CDS encoding TIGR04255 family protein; its protein translation is MSEPDRHLAHYTRPPLVETVCGIQFGSLAKFSAVHFGEFWDVVKGEYPEIEDQPPLMEVFEGTPPSMLKPAAQMLEKLPLPRVFYKDRTGNFLLQVQPSRFLSNWRKQKESDEYPRFGAAQERFLKGWRNFLEFLSASGIGTPSANQYELSYINHVTGSAGTFPLALAEFLPMFSWITQEEKLPSVLETVVSRVKYALPESKGALYVSISHGTRTTDGAGVAVIDLTARGPAKADWSDLKDWFAVAHECAVLTFTEMTSLNAHTIWGRDHD